From the Homo sapiens chromosome 1, GRCh38.p14 Primary Assembly genome, one window contains:
- the LCE5A gene encoding late cornified envelope protein 5A encodes MSCQQSQQQCQPPPKCTPKCPPKCTPKCPPKCPPKCPPQCSAPCPPPVSSCCGSSSGGCCSSEGGGCCLSHHRPRQSLRRRPQSSSCCGSGSGQQSGGSSCCHSSGGSGCCHSSGGCC; translated from the coding sequence ATGTCCTGCCAGCAGAGCCAGCAGCAGTGCCAGCCTCCTCCCAAATGTACCCCTAAATGCCCTCCCAAGTGTACTCCTAAGTGTCCTCCCAAGTGTCCCCCAAAATGCCCTCCCCAGTGTTCAGCCCCATGCCCACCTCCAGTCTCTTCCTGCTGTGGTTCCAGCTCTGGGGGCTGCTGCAGCTCTGAGGGTGGTGGCTGCTGCCTGAGCCACCACAGGCCCCGCCAGTCCCTCCGACGCCGACCTCAGAGTTCCAGCTgctgtggcagtggcagtggccaGCAGTCTGGGGGCTCCAGCTGCTGCCACAGCTCTGGGGGCTCTGGCTGCTgccacagctctggaggctgctgCTGA